Proteins encoded together in one Papaver somniferum cultivar HN1 unplaced genomic scaffold, ASM357369v1 unplaced-scaffold_21, whole genome shotgun sequence window:
- the LOC113339556 gene encoding serpin-ZXA-like, producing the protein MLGETRTGPKGPKLSFVGGVWVSSSLKPAFQEVAHAVYKAEAGTSGEVLKKVNAWAEEETIGLIKNLLPADAVDRKTKFILANALYFKGSCNQYQFKPSLTEMSKFDLLHGKEQVDVPFMSSRKDQYISCFDDFKVLKLHHERDWKTLSYFSMYIVLPKQRDGLGELIGKLSSDPAAFLDQYVPVYPPLVPTGQFKIPKFKICFDFEATSVLQKVGGLDLPFDKFKAELTEMLNTVISKLHVSKVYHKCFVEIDENGTEAAASTAVVGRQQEEMRCKRRPPPIDCVADHPFMFII; encoded by the exons ATGTTGGGAGAAACAAGAACAGGACCTAAAGGTCCTAAACTATCTTTCGTTGGTGGTGTTTGGGTCAGCTCCTCCCTAAAACCTGCATTCCAAGAAGTTGCGCATGCAGTTTACAAAGCAGAAGCCGGGACT AGCGgggaagtgctgaagaaggtgAATGCATGGGCTGAAGAGGAAACCATTGGATTAATTAAAAATCTCCTACCTGCTGATGCAGTCGATCGTAAGACAAAGTTTATATTGGCGAATGCACTCTATTTCAAAGGATCTTGCAACCAGTATCAATTTAAACCATCGCTAACTGAGATGTCAAAGTTTGATCTCCTGCATGGAAAAGAACAAGTAGACGTTCCCTTCATGTCATCGAGGAAGGACCAATATATTAGTTGTTTTGACGACTTCAAAGTACTGAAACTCCATCACGAAAGGGACTGGAAAACCCTTTCATATTTTTCTATGTACATAGTTTTACCCAAGCAACGCGATGGGCTGGGTGAACTTATTGGGAAGTTGAGTTCTGATCCTGCAGCTTTTCTGGATCAGTATGTCCCAGTTTATCCTCCATTGGTTCCAACAGGACAATTCAAGATACCcaagttcaaaatttgttttgattttgaagcaACAAGTGTTCTACAAAAAGTAGGAGGACTAGATTTGCCTTTTGATAAATTTAAGGCAGAGCTGACTGAGATGCTGAATACTGTTATTAGTAAGCTTCATGTTTCAAAGGTTTATCACAAGtgttttgttgaaattgatgaAAATGGAACCGAAGCTGCTGCTTCTACAGCTGTTGTTGGACGTCAACAGGAGGAAATGCGGTGCAAGCGTCGTCCTCCTCCCATTGATTGTGTAGCTGATCATCCGTTCAtgttcataatttga
- the LOC113339755 gene encoding BTB/POZ domain-containing protein At3g05675-like, translating into MSLLIRVGPVDLNATKNVFLSAVRYATSVDVSSLSFAVQLKTSAQEQVDYMLVADEDMPLVVADSEVISEVEMGLSRLLLLFTELLISVPVESGIMSEADENMVLQSLLDIEWMCNMLTKMELLRVFVSSWFDASCKILSAIEGEKFDFIMWGVKLKLIEIAGKVLDAVSYGNVILPSASRVALLKIWLPYMRKMKPLLDLKVSEGIGFTHKMDETLCESIEGAMVSLVSALPSNDQAEILSDWMVKAKQLKFPDLSEAFEVWCYRTKSAKRRLLAGFSNVDEATISL; encoded by the coding sequence ATGTCTTTGTTAATTAGAGTTGGACCCGTAGATCTAAATGCCACAAAAAATGTGTTCCTCTCTGCGGTACGTTATGCAACTTCAGTTGATGTTTCATCTCTAAGTTTTGCAGTTCAACTTAAAACTTCGGCTCAAGAACAAGTGGACTACATGCTAGTTGCAGATGAAGATATGCCATTAGTTGTAGCTGACAGTGAGGTAATATCGGAAGTTGAAATGGGTCTTTCGAGACTGCTCTTGTTATTCACAGAACTTTTGATTTCTGTTCCTGTAGAAAGTGGTATTATGTCCGAGGCAGATGAAAATATGGTCTTGCAGAGTTTATTGGATATTGAATGGATGTGCAACATGTTAACAAAAATGGAACTATTGAgggtttttgtttcaagttggtTTGACGCGTCGTGTAAGATTTTGAGTGCAATTGAAGGCGAGAAATTTGATTTCATAATGTGGGGTGTCAAACTGAAGTTGATAGAAATTGCAGGGAAGGTGTTGGATGCAGTGAGTTACGGAAATGTGATTCTTCCGTCTGCTAGTCGGGTTGCATTGTTGAAAATATGGCTCCCGTACATGAGAAAAATGAAACCCCTGCTGGATTTAAAGGTTAGTGAAGGCATAGGTTTTACGCACAAGATGGATGAAACATTGTGTGAGAGTATCGAGGGGGCAATGGTATCTCTGGTATCAGCACTGCCATCAAATGATCAAGCAGAAATTCTTTCTGACTGGATGGTGAAGGCCAAGCAGTTAAAGTTTCCTGACCTGAGCGAGGCCTTTGAGGTTTGGTGTTATAGAACCAAGTCCGCAAAGAGAAGATTGCTGGCAGGATTCAGTAACGTTGACGAAGCCACAATCAGTCTTTGA